One region of Miscanthus floridulus cultivar M001 chromosome 19, ASM1932011v1, whole genome shotgun sequence genomic DNA includes:
- the LOC136529015 gene encoding uncharacterized protein: MAPSSSSSSGGSHAGLAIAATAMALSGTLVLYSLCRAKQPHLVPSDSDAPSPRLRPCLSSSEKRNKKKREMARRGSQQKRVRFADDVVDNKDNGAATAAAAPAMRDEAEAEAEPSCAAALRTPMPANREALYRGMLRGRTMLRVACSY, translated from the exons ATGGcgccgtcctcgtcctcgtcgtcgggCGGCTCCCACGCGGGCCTCGCCATCGCGGCCACTGCCATGGCGCTCTCCGGCACGCTCGTCCTCTACTCCCTGTGCCGCGCCAAGCAGCCGCATCTGGTCCCGTCCGACTCCGACGCCCCGTCTCCTCGGCTCCGGCCGTGCCTCTCCTCGTCCG AGAAGCGGAACAAGAAGAAGCGGGAGATGGCGCGGCGCGGGAGCCAGCAGAAGCGGGTGCGCTTCGCGGACGACGTCGTGGACAACAAGGACAATGgcgccgccactgccgccgccgcccctgcgATGCGggacgaggccgaggccgaggccgagccgTCGTGCGCCGCGGCGCTGAGGACGCCCATGCCGGCCAACCGGGAGGCGCTGTACCGCGGCATGCTCCGCGGCCGCACCATGCTCAGGGTCGCCTGCTCCTACTAG